One region of Chryseobacterium sp. SORGH_AS_0447 genomic DNA includes:
- the ilvD gene encoding dihydroxy-acid dehydratase gives MCNTELNKYSRTLTKDPTQPATQAMFYGIGFQKEDFDKAQVGIASMGYDGNTCNMHLNGLAEMVKAGVKEQNLVGLMFHTIGISDGMTNGTDGMRYSLVSRDIIADSIETVCAGQYYDGLITVPGCDKNMPGSLIAMARLDRPSIMVYGGSIAPGHYKGEDLNIVSAFEALGNKIAGKISEEDFQGVIQNSCPSAGACGGMYTANTMASAIEALGMSLPYSSSYPALSREKKEECRFAGHYMKILLEKDIKPSDIMTPKAFENALRLIMILGGSTNAVLHFIAIAKAIGYDLTLDDFQRISDETPFLADLKPSGKYLMEDLHKVGGVPAVMKYLLDLGLLHGDCLTVTGKTMAENLEHVTSIIDREQNIIRDLKNPIKETGHIRILYGNLAEKGSVAKITGKEGRYFRGAAIVFDGEKEFIKGIEERKIKEGNVVVIKNEGPKGAPGMPEMLKPTSALMGSGLGKNVALITDGRFSGGTHGFVVGHITPEAFCGGLIGLIKDGDVIELDAEKNTINALLSDEEVARRKADFRQPDYKVKKGILYKYAKSVADASQGCVTDL, from the coding sequence ATGTGTAATACTGAACTGAATAAATACTCCAGGACCCTGACGAAAGACCCGACCCAGCCGGCCACTCAGGCTATGTTCTACGGGATCGGATTTCAGAAAGAAGACTTCGACAAAGCGCAGGTCGGCATTGCCAGCATGGGCTATGACGGAAATACCTGCAATATGCACCTCAACGGACTTGCCGAAATGGTAAAGGCAGGCGTAAAAGAGCAGAATCTGGTTGGGCTGATGTTCCATACCATCGGCATCAGCGACGGCATGACCAACGGTACGGACGGCATGCGGTATTCGCTTGTAAGCCGCGACATCATTGCCGATTCCATCGAAACCGTTTGTGCGGGGCAATATTACGACGGGTTGATCACCGTACCGGGCTGTGACAAAAATATGCCGGGTTCCCTGATCGCTATGGCAAGGCTCGACCGCCCTTCCATCATGGTCTATGGCGGAAGCATTGCGCCGGGACATTACAAAGGCGAGGATCTGAATATCGTTTCTGCCTTTGAAGCGTTGGGAAATAAAATAGCCGGCAAGATCTCCGAGGAAGATTTCCAGGGAGTGATCCAGAATTCATGTCCGAGTGCCGGAGCCTGCGGGGGAATGTATACGGCAAATACCATGGCTTCTGCGATCGAAGCCTTAGGGATGAGCCTGCCGTATTCATCATCATATCCTGCGCTGAGCCGTGAAAAAAAAGAAGAATGCCGTTTCGCAGGACACTATATGAAGATCCTTCTCGAAAAAGACATCAAGCCGTCGGATATTATGACGCCGAAAGCTTTTGAAAATGCCCTCAGGCTGATCATGATTTTGGGCGGGAGCACCAATGCCGTACTGCATTTTATCGCCATTGCGAAAGCGATCGGTTATGATCTTACCCTCGATGATTTCCAGCGGATCAGTGACGAAACACCGTTCCTGGCCGATCTGAAGCCGAGCGGAAAATACCTGATGGAAGACCTGCATAAAGTAGGCGGTGTTCCGGCAGTGATGAAGTATCTGCTGGATCTGGGACTTCTCCACGGCGACTGTCTTACGGTAACGGGGAAAACAATGGCGGAAAACCTGGAGCATGTAACATCCATTATCGACAGGGAGCAGAACATTATCCGGGATCTTAAAAATCCGATCAAGGAAACCGGGCATATCCGGATCCTGTACGGAAATCTTGCCGAAAAAGGTTCCGTAGCGAAGATCACCGGAAAAGAAGGCCGGTATTTCCGCGGTGCTGCCATCGTATTCGACGGAGAAAAAGAATTCATCAAAGGAATCGAAGAAAGGAAAATTAAAGAAGGAAATGTGGTGGTCATTAAAAATGAAGGACCGAAAGGCGCACCCGGAATGCCGGAAATGCTGAAGCCGACCTCTGCACTTATGGGCTCGGGACTGGGCAAGAATGTTGCACTTATTACAGACGGACGTTTCTCAGGAGGTACTCACGGTTTTGTAGTGGGGCACATTACACCGGAAGCGTTCTGCGGCGGACTGATCGGTCTTATCAAAGACGGTGATGTCATCGAGCTGGATGCCGAAAAAAATACCATCAATGCCCTGTTGTCTGACGAGGAGGTTGCCAGAAGAAAAGCCGATTTCCGACAGCCTGATTATAAAGTGAAAAAAGGAATACTCTATAAATATGCAAAATCGGTAGCCGATGCATCGCAGGGCTGCGTTACGGATTTATAA
- the ilvB gene encoding biosynthetic-type acetolactate synthase large subunit yields the protein MNTTLSKTENNETPQPETVEISGSKALLEALLAENVDTVFGYPGGAIMPIYDALYDYSETLKHILVRHEQGAIHAAQGFARTSGKTGVVFATSGPGATNLVTGLADAMIDSNPIVCITGQVFASLLGTDAFQETDVINITTPVTKWNYQVTDATEIPEAIAKAFHIAATGRPGPVLIDITKNAQLQLFAFEGYKKCSHIRSYRPEPEIRNEYIERAAELINQAKKPFVVFGQGVILGKAEEEFKAFIEKVNLPAAATVMGLSALPTDHQLHVGMLGMHGNYAPNVMTNECDVLIAVGMRFDDRVTGRLDKYAKQAKVIHLDIDPAEIDKNVKTTVPVWGNCKKTLPMLTALLKENDHSYWLQQFRELEKEEVKEVIQNELNPVTDTMTMGEVIKVLNDLTNGDAIIATDVGQHQMVSCRYARFNNSKSSVTSGGLGTMGFGLPAAIGAWYGAPEKTVVAIIGDGGFQMTLQELGTIMQFGAKVKILILNNEFLGMVRQWQQLFHDRRYSFVNITSPDFVAVAKGYYIEGQRISERKDLKTALETMLSHDGAYLLEVMVGKENNVFPMVTQGSSVSEIRLK from the coding sequence ATGAATACGACCCTATCAAAAACAGAAAATAACGAAACACCGCAACCGGAAACAGTGGAAATCTCCGGCTCCAAAGCGCTTTTAGAAGCTTTGCTGGCGGAAAATGTAGATACGGTTTTCGGATATCCCGGCGGGGCGATCATGCCGATCTATGACGCGCTGTACGATTATTCCGAGACACTGAAGCATATCCTGGTCCGCCATGAGCAGGGGGCGATCCACGCTGCCCAGGGATTTGCCCGGACTTCCGGGAAAACAGGCGTGGTATTTGCCACCAGCGGCCCCGGAGCGACTAACCTCGTTACAGGGCTTGCGGATGCGATGATCGACAGCAATCCGATCGTCTGTATCACCGGCCAGGTATTCGCGTCCCTTTTGGGAACCGATGCTTTCCAAGAAACCGATGTCATCAATATTACCACGCCGGTAACCAAATGGAATTATCAGGTTACTGATGCCACGGAAATCCCCGAAGCCATTGCCAAAGCATTTCACATTGCCGCAACAGGCCGTCCGGGCCCGGTCCTTATTGATATTACCAAAAATGCACAGCTTCAGCTGTTTGCGTTTGAAGGATATAAAAAATGCAGCCATATCCGCAGCTACCGTCCAGAGCCTGAAATCAGAAACGAATATATCGAACGGGCGGCAGAACTGATTAACCAGGCGAAAAAGCCTTTTGTCGTGTTCGGTCAGGGAGTTATTCTTGGAAAAGCGGAAGAAGAATTCAAAGCTTTTATCGAAAAGGTTAACCTTCCGGCGGCAGCCACAGTAATGGGACTGAGCGCTTTGCCGACCGATCATCAACTGCATGTCGGGATGCTGGGAATGCATGGAAATTATGCCCCGAACGTGATGACTAACGAATGCGATGTGCTGATTGCCGTAGGAATGCGTTTCGACGACCGGGTAACGGGCCGTTTAGATAAATATGCAAAGCAGGCAAAGGTCATCCATCTTGACATTGACCCCGCTGAAATCGATAAAAACGTAAAAACGACCGTTCCCGTTTGGGGCAACTGCAAAAAAACGCTTCCGATGCTAACGGCACTTCTTAAGGAAAACGACCATTCGTACTGGCTTCAGCAGTTCCGCGAACTGGAAAAAGAAGAGGTGAAAGAAGTCATTCAGAACGAACTGAATCCGGTGACTGATACCATGACAATGGGAGAGGTGATTAAGGTGCTGAATGACCTGACGAACGGCGATGCCATCATTGCCACCGATGTCGGGCAGCACCAGATGGTTTCCTGCCGGTATGCCCGGTTCAATAATTCCAAATCCAGTGTGACTTCTGGCGGTCTCGGAACCATGGGGTTCGGATTGCCGGCGGCGATCGGTGCTTGGTACGGTGCACCGGAAAAAACGGTGGTGGCTATTATCGGCGACGGCGGATTCCAGATGACTCTTCAGGAATTGGGTACGATCATGCAGTTCGGTGCCAAAGTAAAGATCCTGATCCTCAACAATGAATTCCTGGGAATGGTAAGGCAGTGGCAGCAGCTCTTCCACGACCGACGGTATTCTTTCGTGAACATCACCAGTCCGGATTTTGTTGCCGTAGCCAAAGGTTATTATATCGAAGGACAGAGGATCTCTGAAAGAAAAGACTTGAAGACTGCTTTGGAAACCATGCTTAGCCACGATGGCGCTTACCTGCTGGAAGTGATGGTAGGAAAGGAGAACAATGTATTTCCGATGGTAACGCAGGGCTCATCCGTCTCAGAAATCCGTTTAAAATAA
- the ilvN gene encoding acetolactate synthase small subunit, with product MEKEEFTITLYTENSIGLIGRIAGIFSRRKINIESLNTSPSEVDGIHRFTLVITENEEVVRKLCRQLEKQIDVLKAYYNTDDEIVWQEQALYKVPADVVTEKVYVERLLRQYGASTVVIRQDYIVFETAGHREEIDRLTEELNKYGLIEFVRGARIAIIKNSAGIHDKVLQFENREPSPHLVENEYLDQRDHVFTM from the coding sequence ATGGAAAAAGAAGAATTCACCATTACCCTATATACCGAAAACTCAATCGGATTGATCGGCAGGATCGCCGGGATTTTTTCGCGTCGAAAGATCAATATCGAAAGCCTGAACACCTCGCCTTCGGAAGTGGACGGCATCCACCGGTTTACCCTGGTAATTACCGAAAATGAAGAAGTCGTAAGAAAACTATGCCGGCAGCTAGAAAAGCAGATCGACGTGCTAAAGGCTTATTACAATACCGATGACGAAATCGTATGGCAGGAGCAGGCATTATACAAAGTTCCCGCAGATGTCGTAACGGAAAAAGTCTATGTCGAGAGATTGCTGCGGCAGTACGGCGCTTCTACGGTCGTGATCCGGCAGGACTATATCGTCTTCGAAACTGCAGGACACCGTGAAGAAATCGACCGGCTGACCGAAGAGCTGAACAAATACGGACTGATCGAATTTGTACGCGGGGCAAGAATCGCGATTATCAAAAACAGCGCGGGGATTCATGACAAAGTCCTTCAGTTCGAGAACCGGGAACCTTCTCCGCACCTGGTGGAAAACGAATATCTCGACCAGAGAGACCATGTTTTTACCATGTAG
- the ilvC gene encoding ketol-acid reductoisomerase, giving the protein MSNYFNTLSLREQLHQLGQAEFMESSEFSDGVDALNGKKIVIVGCGAQGLNQGLNLRDSGLDVSYALRQEAIDQKRDSWKNATENNFKAGTYEELIPTADLVINLTPDKQHTSVINAVQPLMKQGATLSYSHGFNIVEEGMQIRKDLTVIMVAPKCPGSEVRAEYLRGFGVPTLIAVHPENDPQGKGWAEAKAYCAGTGGHKAGVLKSSFVAEVKSDLMGEQTILCGLLQTGSILSFDKMVEKGIDPGYASKLVQYGVEVITEALKHGGVSGMLDRLSNPAKLKAFELSEELKEIMRPLFQKHQDDIISGEFSKTMMEDWANGDANLLKWRAETGETAFEKTPAGKVKIAEQEYFDHYLLMSAFIRAGVELAYETMVEAGIKPESAYYESLHEAPLIANTIARKKLFEMNRVISDTAEYGCYLFDQACKPLLADFMKKVDADLAGKNFNEGKDHSVDNAQLVQVNEILRNHPVEVVGRKLRQAMTAMKSIKTV; this is encoded by the coding sequence ATGTCAAATTACTTCAATACCTTATCACTCAGAGAACAGCTTCACCAATTGGGACAGGCGGAATTTATGGAAAGCTCGGAATTTTCCGACGGCGTGGATGCCCTCAACGGTAAAAAAATCGTGATCGTAGGCTGCGGTGCCCAGGGACTTAACCAGGGACTCAATCTTCGGGACAGCGGACTGGATGTTTCCTACGCATTACGCCAGGAAGCCATCGATCAGAAAAGGGATTCGTGGAAAAACGCGACCGAAAACAATTTCAAGGCCGGAACCTATGAAGAACTGATTCCCACCGCAGATCTGGTGATCAACCTTACACCGGACAAGCAGCATACTTCCGTGATCAATGCCGTGCAGCCTCTTATGAAACAAGGTGCCACTTTATCCTATTCTCACGGTTTTAATATTGTGGAAGAAGGAATGCAGATCCGTAAAGACCTTACGGTAATTATGGTGGCCCCGAAATGTCCGGGCTCCGAAGTCCGTGCCGAATATCTCAGGGGATTCGGGGTTCCGACCCTTATCGCGGTTCATCCTGAAAATGATCCTCAGGGAAAAGGCTGGGCCGAAGCCAAAGCCTATTGTGCAGGAACCGGCGGCCATAAAGCCGGGGTGTTGAAATCCTCTTTCGTAGCGGAAGTAAAATCCGATCTGATGGGAGAGCAGACGATCCTTTGCGGACTGCTGCAAACAGGTTCCATCCTTTCATTCGATAAAATGGTAGAGAAAGGAATCGATCCCGGATATGCTTCCAAACTGGTGCAGTATGGCGTTGAGGTAATTACTGAAGCCCTGAAGCACGGCGGCGTAAGCGGAATGCTGGACCGGTTGTCCAACCCGGCCAAATTAAAAGCCTTCGAGCTTTCGGAAGAACTTAAAGAGATCATGCGTCCTTTATTTCAGAAACACCAGGATGATATCATTTCGGGTGAATTTTCCAAAACCATGATGGAGGACTGGGCCAACGGCGATGCCAACCTGTTGAAATGGCGTGCGGAAACCGGTGAAACGGCTTTTGAAAAAACGCCGGCCGGAAAGGTGAAAATCGCGGAGCAGGAGTATTTCGACCATTATCTTTTGATGTCGGCATTCATCAGAGCCGGGGTAGAACTGGCTTATGAAACCATGGTGGAAGCCGGAATAAAGCCCGAATCCGCTTATTATGAATCGCTGCATGAAGCACCACTGATTGCCAATACCATTGCCCGTAAGAAACTGTTTGAAATGAACCGGGTGATTTCGGATACGGCAGAATATGGCTGCTACCTTTTCGATCAGGCCTGTAAGCCGTTGCTGGCAGACTTTATGAAAAAAGTGGATGCCGATCTTGCCGGAAAGAACTTTAATGAAGGAAAAGACCATTCGGTAGACAATGCACAATTGGTGCAGGTGAATGAAATATTGAGAAACCATCCGGTGGAAGTGGTGGGCCGAAAACTGCGTCAGGCGATGACCGCCATGAAATCCATCAAAACCGTTTAA
- the ilvA gene encoding threonine ammonia-lyase IlvA: MSETVMLPTLEAVKKARKSIEHVVNYTPLQYSQRLSEKFGARVFLKREDLQPVRSYKLRGAYNKINSLFLEGKTSEGIVCASAGNHAQGVAFSCRQLGIKGTIFMPVTTPRQKLEQVEMFGGKAVEVRLAGDTFDASKKAALEFAALSGAAFIHPFDDVKIIEGQATLALEILEQQPEMIDFVFIPIGGGGLASGIATVFKSLSPETQLIGTEPKGAASMKLSMANKVNTELPEIDSFVDGAAVKRVGDLNFEICRQALADCVAVDEGRICDTILQMYNRDAVVLEPAGALSISALDLYKEQIKGKNVVCIVSGSNNDITRMEEIKERALLYKGLKHYFMVKFPQRPGALKDFVLNVLGSDDDITHFEYTKKNSRETALAVVGIELSDPSGFDGLKSRMQQLGYFESYLNDNPDVLNMLV, encoded by the coding sequence ATGAGTGAAACGGTGATGCTGCCTACTCTGGAAGCCGTAAAAAAAGCCCGGAAAAGCATAGAACATGTCGTAAACTATACACCGCTGCAATACAGCCAACGGTTATCGGAAAAATTCGGAGCCCGGGTTTTCCTTAAAAGGGAAGACCTGCAGCCGGTGCGGTCGTATAAGCTTCGCGGTGCCTACAATAAAATCAACAGCCTGTTCCTGGAAGGGAAAACATCGGAAGGCATTGTCTGTGCCAGTGCAGGAAATCATGCCCAGGGCGTTGCTTTTTCCTGCCGGCAGTTGGGCATCAAAGGAACGATCTTTATGCCGGTCACTACGCCGAGGCAAAAGCTGGAGCAGGTGGAAATGTTCGGAGGAAAAGCCGTTGAGGTTCGATTAGCAGGAGATACCTTTGATGCTTCAAAAAAGGCTGCTTTGGAGTTTGCTGCTCTTTCAGGCGCCGCTTTTATCCATCCGTTCGATGATGTAAAGATTATCGAAGGTCAGGCTACCCTGGCCCTGGAAATCCTGGAGCAGCAGCCGGAAATGATTGATTTCGTTTTTATCCCGATCGGCGGAGGCGGCCTCGCTTCCGGAATTGCGACGGTATTTAAATCCCTTTCCCCCGAAACCCAACTGATCGGTACGGAACCGAAAGGAGCGGCTTCCATGAAACTTTCGATGGCCAATAAGGTGAATACGGAACTCCCGGAAATCGACAGTTTCGTAGACGGTGCGGCCGTGAAAAGGGTAGGAGACCTGAATTTCGAAATCTGCAGACAGGCATTGGCAGACTGCGTCGCTGTGGACGAAGGCAGGATCTGTGATACGATCCTCCAGATGTACAACAGGGACGCTGTCGTGCTGGAACCCGCCGGCGCCCTGTCGATTTCGGCTCTGGATCTGTATAAAGAGCAGATCAAAGGTAAAAATGTGGTCTGCATCGTCAGTGGCAGCAACAATGATATTACGAGGATGGAAGAGATCAAGGAACGGGCACTGCTCTACAAAGGGCTGAAGCATTATTTTATGGTCAAGTTCCCGCAGCGGCCTGGTGCCCTCAAAGATTTTGTACTCAACGTTCTGGGTTCCGATGATGACATCACCCACTTCGAATACACCAAGAAAAATTCCAGGGAAACCGCTCTCGCCGTAGTCGGCATCGAGCTTTCAGACCCATCCGGTTTTGACGGACTGAAATCCAGAATGCAGCAGCTCGGCTATTTCGAATCTTACCTGAATGACAATCCGGATGTGCTGAATATGCTGGTGTGA
- a CDS encoding NAD(P)H-binding protein: MKVFVTGASGFIGSAVVQELIAAGHQVTGLARSEESATAILKAGAEVISGGLEDLDIFKTGGFSGRRDYPHRIYS; this comes from the coding sequence ATGAAAGTATTTGTTACAGGAGCATCAGGCTTCATCGGTTCAGCCGTCGTTCAGGAATTAATCGCTGCCGGCCATCAGGTAACCGGACTGGCCCGTTCGGAAGAATCGGCCACCGCCATCCTTAAGGCAGGTGCAGAAGTAATATCGGGAGGACTGGAAGATCTCGATATTTTTAAAACAGGGGGCTTCTCTGGCCGACGGGATTATCCACACCGCATTTATTCATGA